The Corynebacterium halotolerans YIM 70093 = DSM 44683 region TGGACCCTGGCCGCCGGTGAGGCCGCCTCCGCCGACGTGCTCGCCGACCTCGAGTTCGCCTGGCACGCCGTGCGCTCCGTGAAGTCCAACGCCATTCTGCTGGCCGCCGACGGCGCGACCGTCGGCGTGGGCATGGGCCAGGTCAACCGCGTCGACTCCGCCAAGCTGGCCGTCGAGCGCGCCAACACCCTGGGCGACGGTGCCCAGCGCGCCCAGGGTGCGGTGGCCGCCTCTGACGCGTTCTTCCCCTTCGCCGACGGCTTCGAGGTCCTGGCGGAGGCCGGCGTGAAGGCCGTCGTGCAGCCGGGTGGCTCCATCCGCGATGAGGAGGTCATCGCCGCCGCGGAGAAGGCCGGCGTGACCATGTACTTCACCGGTGCGCGCCACTTCGCGCACTAGCCCGCCGTGATCAGGCGATGACTGAGGGAGCCCTAGCGGGCTCCCTTTTTCAGATCCGGGACGTTGACCACCCGGGCACCGGCCAACCGGTCGGTGAGCAGGCGGCCGTCCTTACGGAACACGAGGGCCAGCAGCGCGGTGACCGCGAGCCCGGACAGCAGATTCTCCGGCATGATCAGGCTCAGCAGCACCGGGATCCACAACCAGGAATTCCGGACCGCCGACGGCACCAGCCGCTGGACGCCGGTACGGGGCTGACCGTTCCGGTCGCGGTATTCCACCCCCAGGTTGGAGAGCCGCTTGCCTGGGCTGGCCCCCCAGAGCATTTCGGTGGTGATGCGCACCAGGGCAA contains the following coding sequences:
- a CDS encoding RDD family protein; this translates as MNAVEERKSQEPASDAVSPIRRLGAVLFVDFAGVSIAVFALLMLLPLTTTNMLVPAIIAVLAVALVRITTEMLWGASPGKRLSNLGVEYRDRNGQPRTGVQRLVPSAVRNSWLWIPVLLSLIMPENLLSGLAVTALLALVFRKDGRLLTDRLAGARVVNVPDLKKGAR